From a single Nicotiana tabacum cultivar K326 chromosome 8, ASM71507v2, whole genome shotgun sequence genomic region:
- the LOC107789763 gene encoding uncharacterized protein LOC107789763 yields MKKEDTVKLISAEGFEFIIDKKAAMVSQTIRNMLTSPGSFAETEHGEVTFPEISTTILEKICQYFYWSLQYASGKETEFHIEPEITLELMMAANYLHT; encoded by the exons ATGAAGAAAGAGGATACCGTGAAGCTAATAAGCGCCGAAGGCTTCGAATTCATAATCGATAAGAAGGCTGCAATGGTCTCTCAGACCATACGTAACATGCTCACTTCTCCAG GGAGTTTTGCTGAGACAGAACATGGGGAAGTGACGTTTCCGGAGATTAGCACCACCATCCTCGAGAAGATCTGCCAGTACTTCTACTGGTCCCTTCAATATGCAAG TGGCAAGGAAACAGAATTTCATATTGAACCTGAGATCACTTTGGAATTGATGATGGCTGCAAACTACTTGCACACCTGA